A stretch of Arachis hypogaea cultivar Tifrunner chromosome 15, arahy.Tifrunner.gnm2.J5K5, whole genome shotgun sequence DNA encodes these proteins:
- the LOC112748083 gene encoding uncharacterized protein, giving the protein MVLSHLIIVINYIDKSWITKPRGSVEYRDGLNRFLDFAFANASSDGMIHCPYPLCGFQFFQTREDAYDHLLMKPFPSNYTFWLHHGERIVDERSSGREELEPTVNSGDQMHDMVHDAFNLPGLQSDDEDSMNGHVGDVAKGLPYLSDEPSREARAFHDLLEDGEQELYPGCSKFSKLSFLVRLYHIKCMCEVSDKAFRLILELLRDAFEHARIPKTLHDAKRIIRKLGIKYKKIDAYPNDCMLYQGFDQDLSRCKRCGASRWKQKTRKNFLLRINTVVKKNEKPLLAKILCYFPLIPRLQ; this is encoded by the exons ATGGTACTCTCCCATCTCATAATTGTGATAAACT ACATTGATAAGAGCTGGATTACAAAGCCACGAGGTAGTGTAGAATATAGGGATGGTCTGAATAGATTTCTTGACTTCGCATTTGCCAATGCATCATCTGATGGGATGATACATTGTCCATACCCTTTGTGTGGGTTCCAGTTTTTCCAAACTAGAGAGGACGCCTACGATCATCTTCTAATGAAACCCTTTCCCTCTAACTATACCTTTTGGTTACATCACGGTGAGAGGATCGTAGACGAGAGATCCAGCGGTAGGGAAGAACTAGAACCCACTGTAAATTCAGGAGATCAAATGCATGACATGGTCCACGACGCATTCAACTTGCCAGGACTGCAGAGTGATGATGAAGACTCGATGAATGGGCATGTCGGAGACGTTGCGAAGGGGTTGCCGTACTTATCTGACGAACCTAGCCGCGAGGCTCGTGCCTTTCACGACTTGCTAGAGGATGGCGAGCAGGAATTGTACCCGGGATGCTCAAAATTCTCGAAGCTGTCTTTCTTGGTGAGGCTGTACCATATCAAGTGCATGTGCGAAGTGAGCGACAAGGCTTTTCGTTTGATTCTAGAGCTACTGAGGGATGCCTTTGAGCATGCAAGGATTCCAAAGACATTGCACGATGCCAAGAGGATCATAAGGAAGCTCGGTATTAAGTATAAGAAGATAGATGCATATCCAAATGACTGCATGCTGTATCAGGGCTTTGATCAAGACCTGTCTAGATGCAAACGGTGTGGAGCATCCAGGTGGAAGCAAAAGACCCGGAAGAATTTCTTATTAAGGATCAACACAGTTGTCAAGAAGAATGAGAAACCTCTACTGGCGAAGATTCTCTGTTACTTTCCTTTGATTCCACGGTTGCAGTGA
- the LOC112749932 gene encoding serine carboxypeptidase-like 18, with protein sequence MEPAKATIAACQFHQHHRYQNSKCIKMFWGLTILLLLTLSNQSAASDANIVKSLPGFPGELPFLLETGYIDVGEVDEVELFYYFIESEGEPEDNPLVLWLTGGPGCSALYGLMYEIGPLSFDYGRSSGGKKPVLTLNDYSWTKVANIIFLDAPVGTGFSYAKTSSGYNTNDTKSAADIYMFLRKWLVAHPRFRANPLYIAGDSYSGITVPVLVKEISDGNKAGTLPPINLRGYILGNPLTDIGYDINSRVKFSHRVGLLSDELYLALELSCKGEYVRPNKSEGACISNLEIMDLCLKDIFAPMILERKCSPFSSAKPNNILKWGSTTTPSSDTLLLELRRCRDYDYLLVNIWANDGEVQEALHVRNGTIKTWEMCSKNLAYVNDITSSVEYHLNFTSEDLRAIIYSGDHDLIVPYVGTEEWIQSLNLTVSSDDVWSPWFQDGQVAGYTEIYTKNKYVMTFATVKGGGHTAAEYKPKESFNMISRWLSYYYL encoded by the exons ATGGAACCAGCAAAGGCAACCATAGCAGCTTGTCAATTCCACCAACACCACCGCTACCAGAACAGCAAGTGCATCAAGATGTTTTGGGGCTTGACGATTCTCCTCCTACTGACTCTATCCAATCAGTCAGCTGCATCAGATGCCAACATTGTCAAGAGCTTACCAGGCTTCCCCGGGGAGCTACCTTTCCTACTCGAAACAGG GTACATAGACGTAGGGGAAGTAGATGAGGTTGAGCTATTTTATTACTTCATAGAGTCAGAGGGGGAGCCAGAAGATAATCCACTCGTGCTTTGGCTCACAGGAGGCCCTGGTTGCTCAGCCCTCTACGGTCTCATGTATGAGAttg GTCCATTATCTTTCGATTACGGAAGGTCTAGTGGGGGAAAGAAACCAGTTTTAACTTTGAACGATTACTCATGGACTAAG GTTGCCAACATTATTTTCTTGGATGCGCCCGTTGGCACGGGATTTTCATATGCCAAAACTTCATCTGGATACAACACGAATGACACAAAGTCAGCTGCAGACATTTATATGTTTCTGAGAAAG TGGCTTGTGGCTCACCCTAGGTTTCGTGCAAATCCTCTCTACATTGCTGGTGATTCTTATAGCGGAATCACGGTTCCAGTCCTTGTTAAAGAAATCTCTGATG gtaACAAAGCTGGAACATTGCCACCCATCAATCTCAGA GGTTACATTCTAGGAAACCCATTAACTGATATCGGATATGATATAAACTCGAGAGTTAAGTTTTCCCACAGAGTTGGACTTCTATCTGATGAACTCTATCTG GCACTGGAGCTTTCTTGTAAAGGAGAGTATGTTCGCCCAAATAAAAGTGAAGGTGCATGCATCAGCAATCTTGAGATAATGGATCTG TGCTTGAAAGACATATTCGCTCCGATGATATTGGAGAGAAAGTGTAGCCCGTTCTCATCAGCGAAGCCGAACAACATTCTTAAGTGGGGTTCAACCACAACCCCATCTTCAGATACACTTCTTTTAGAACTTCGACGCTGCAGG GACTATGACTACTTGTTAGTAAACATCTGGGCTAATGATGGAGAAGTTCAAGAAGCTCTGCATGTTAGAAAC GGAACTATAAAAACGTGGGAGATGTGTAGTAAAAACTTAGCTTATGTGAATGACATAACAAGTAGTGTTGAATATCACCTGAACTTTACCAGCGAAGACCTTAGAGCCATCATTTACAG CGGAGATCATGATCTGATTGTTCCATATGTGGGCACTGAGGAATGGATACAATCTCTGAATTTAACTGTTTCTTCCGATGATGTGTGGAGCCCATGGTTTCAGGATGGACAAGTTGCAGG TTACACGGAGATATACACAAAGAATAAGTACGTGATGACATTTGCTACTGTGAAG GGAGGAGGTCACACAGCAGCAGAGTACAAGCCCAAGGAAAGCTTTAACATGATTAGCAGGTGGCTTTCTTATTACTATCTTTAG
- the LOC112749933 gene encoding uncharacterized protein produces the protein MYYLLKTEASEWSWEDQAANGGITKWDGVKNRQAQNYLKSMSLHDLCFFYHSGNKARRIVGVVTVVRQWYQEGDAGGAVDVKAVGEMRRPVDLKEIKGDPEMKGFALFRQPRLSVVPVPDHIWNKICALGGGYEGDAHAATTSSASPI, from the coding sequence ATGTACTATCTACTGAAGACAGAGGCGTCTGAGTGGTCGTGGGAGGACCAAGCAGCCAACGGAGGCATAACCAAGTGGGATGGAGTCAAGAACAGGCAGGCCCAGAACTACCTCAAGTCCATGTCCCTCCACGATCTCTGCTTCTTCTACCACTCCGGCAACAAGGCCCGCCGCATCGTCGGAGTTGTCACAGTGGTGCGCCAGTGGTACCAAGAGGGGGACGCCGGGGGTGCTGTCGACGTCAAGGCGGTGGGAGAGATGCGGAGGCCGGTGGACCTAAAGGAGATCAAAGGGGATCCTGAGATGAAGGGCTTCGCTCTCTTCAGGCAGCCTAGGCTCTCAGTTGTGCCCGTGCCGGACCACATCTGGAACAAAATCTGTGCTCTCGGAGGCGGCTACGAAGGTGACGCTCACGCTGCTACCACATCCTCTGCGTCACCGATTTGA